From the Rhodococcus sp. NBC_00297 genome, one window contains:
- a CDS encoding phytoene/squalene synthase family protein translates to MTDLPEAYALCRDVAAEHGKTYFLATRLLPTDRRPAVHALYAFARMVDDIIDVDMIAERGDDTAVALDLALLTRIEERLNEGLASTIAPPTSVPPGPDRRNELILAALFDTARRYDIPSEYFTAFMTSMLMDVPHSAIYKDRYATMDELSTYMYGSAAVIGLQMLPVLGTVCPVEEARPTASALGEAFQVTNFVRDAGEDLARDRIYLPGDVLTAYGVDEDLLWWCRRTDSVDPRVRRALADIIATTRALYRTAEPGIALLEPRAREGIRVAFALYQDILEAVENDGYRSLSVRSRVGTPRRARVAATAAGRGLLVRAGERLPRPGSRAA, encoded by the coding sequence GTGACCGATCTTCCCGAGGCCTACGCGCTGTGCCGGGACGTCGCGGCCGAACACGGCAAGACGTACTTCCTCGCCACCCGCCTGCTGCCGACCGACCGTCGGCCCGCGGTGCACGCGCTGTACGCGTTCGCACGCATGGTCGACGACATCATCGACGTCGACATGATCGCCGAACGCGGCGACGACACGGCGGTCGCACTCGACCTGGCGCTGCTCACCCGCATCGAGGAGCGACTGAACGAGGGTCTCGCCTCGACCATCGCCCCGCCGACGTCGGTCCCGCCCGGACCCGACCGGCGCAACGAGCTGATCCTGGCGGCCCTGTTCGACACCGCACGTCGCTACGACATCCCGTCCGAGTACTTCACCGCCTTCATGACGTCGATGCTCATGGACGTACCGCACTCGGCGATCTACAAGGATCGCTACGCCACCATGGACGAGTTGTCGACGTACATGTACGGCTCCGCCGCCGTGATCGGGCTGCAGATGCTCCCCGTCCTCGGCACCGTGTGTCCGGTCGAGGAGGCCCGCCCGACGGCGTCCGCTCTCGGCGAGGCTTTCCAGGTCACGAACTTCGTTCGCGACGCGGGCGAGGATCTCGCGCGCGACCGCATCTATCTGCCCGGCGACGTGCTCACCGCCTACGGCGTCGACGAGGACCTGCTGTGGTGGTGCCGCCGTACGGACTCCGTCGATCCGAGGGTCCGCCGCGCTCTCGCCGACATCATCGCCACCACCCGCGCGCTCTACCGCACCGCCGAGCCCGGCATCGCCCTGCTGGAACCGCGGGCGCGCGAGGGCATCCGGGTCGCGTTCGCGCTGTACCAGGACATCCTCGAAGCCGTGGAGAACGACGGTTACCGGTCGTTGTCCGTCCGCTCTCGCGTGGGCACTCCTCGGCGCGCTCGTGTCGCCGCGACCGCGGCCGGTCGGGGTCTTCTCGTCAGAGCCGGAGAACGGCTCCCGCGGCCAGGGTCACGCGCCGCCTGA
- a CDS encoding methylenetetrahydrofolate reductase, which yields MTDESSRARVSRTPSVIDRLNSAAHGSVPFSVEFSPPRDEAAEDRLWRAVRTFEQMHPAFVSMTYGAGGSTRDRTVRVTGELAEVTNLLPVAHLTAVGHSRTELRAMVGAYADRGISNILVLRGDPPGDPLGPWEKHPDGVEYAEELVRLVCELGDFHVGVASFPEGHHRAPDLDHDTRHLVAKLRAGAEYSITQMFFDVEDYLRLRDRVAAFDPEQGAKPIIPEIMPITSLRSVKRAMELSGSALPASVEKRLSAAAGSDPDENRAAVRAVGIEIATEMGERLIAEGAPGLHFITLNFAKATSEVVGNLGLARPVPEGTGGIGTGSVPGGQNARLPHESALAASPVR from the coding sequence GTGACAGACGAATCCTCCCGCGCGCGGGTCAGCCGCACTCCGTCGGTGATCGACCGGTTGAATTCCGCGGCGCACGGGAGTGTTCCGTTCTCCGTCGAGTTCTCGCCTCCTCGCGACGAGGCCGCCGAGGACCGCCTGTGGCGTGCCGTGCGCACCTTCGAGCAGATGCATCCCGCCTTCGTGTCCATGACGTACGGGGCGGGCGGATCCACGCGTGATCGCACGGTGCGGGTCACCGGCGAGCTGGCGGAGGTCACCAACCTGCTGCCCGTGGCCCACCTCACGGCCGTGGGGCACAGCCGCACCGAGCTGCGCGCGATGGTCGGGGCCTACGCGGACCGCGGCATCTCCAACATTCTCGTGTTGCGCGGCGACCCTCCCGGCGATCCGCTGGGTCCGTGGGAGAAGCATCCGGACGGCGTCGAGTACGCGGAGGAACTGGTGCGGTTGGTCTGCGAGCTGGGCGACTTCCACGTCGGTGTCGCGTCGTTCCCCGAGGGACATCACCGCGCGCCCGATCTCGACCACGACACCCGCCATCTGGTCGCGAAACTGCGTGCGGGCGCCGAGTACTCGATCACCCAGATGTTCTTCGACGTCGAGGACTATCTCCGCCTGCGTGACCGTGTCGCCGCGTTCGATCCGGAGCAGGGCGCCAAGCCGATCATCCCCGAGATCATGCCCATCACGTCGCTGCGCAGCGTCAAGCGTGCGATGGAGCTGTCGGGATCTGCGCTGCCCGCATCCGTCGAGAAGCGCCTGTCCGCCGCGGCCGGGTCCGACCCGGACGAGAACCGGGCCGCCGTGCGCGCGGTGGGCATCGAGATCGCCACCGAGATGGGGGAGCGACTGATCGCCGAGGGCGCCCCCGGCCTGCACTTCATCACGCTGAACTTCGCGAAGGCCACCAGTGAGGTCGTCGGCAATCTCGGGCTCGCCCGCCCGGTTCCGGAGGGCACAGGTGGGATCGGTACCGGATCAGTGCCGGGTGGCCAGAACGCGCGACTTCCACACGAGAGTGCCCTGGCGGCGTCCCCGGTCCGATGA
- a CDS encoding LppM family (lipo)protein: MTAVPHPAAPRTSPRVPVPRRVVSVLVLALLTVPLLAGCLRAQVSMGVSSNDRVSGRIVAATVPTAEGDTGPGMEVPDSLGSKIRVQPYDSDGYVGSEALFSDLTFGDVQQLAALSDQSVGLYQLSLVRAGDLVTLAGQVDLSSVPAEGSDVQFTIAFPARVTTTNGAREGDNVVSWKLPAGERSTLRAEVRYSDPNTRSFAGWAGIVFGVTVGIAAIVGGMAYVARDASGGRRRDAESAGRR, translated from the coding sequence ATGACCGCTGTGCCCCACCCCGCTGCTCCTCGCACGTCGCCGCGCGTTCCCGTACCGCGCCGCGTGGTCTCCGTCCTCGTGCTCGCCCTGCTGACGGTTCCGCTGCTGGCCGGGTGCCTCCGGGCACAGGTGTCCATGGGCGTGTCCTCGAACGACCGGGTGTCCGGCCGCATCGTCGCCGCGACGGTGCCGACGGCCGAGGGTGACACCGGACCGGGCATGGAGGTCCCCGACAGCCTGGGCAGCAAGATCCGGGTGCAGCCGTACGACTCGGACGGGTACGTCGGCAGCGAGGCGCTGTTCAGCGACCTCACGTTCGGTGACGTGCAGCAGCTCGCGGCACTGTCCGACCAGTCGGTCGGCCTCTACCAGCTGTCCCTGGTCCGCGCGGGTGACCTCGTCACTCTCGCCGGCCAGGTCGATCTGAGCTCCGTACCCGCCGAGGGCAGCGACGTGCAGTTCACCATCGCCTTCCCCGCTCGTGTCACCACCACCAACGGCGCCCGCGAGGGCGACAACGTGGTGTCCTGGAAGCTCCCCGCCGGCGAGCGCAGCACCCTGCGCGCCGAGGTGCGCTACTCGGATCCGAACACGCGCAGCTTCGCCGGGTGGGCCGGCATCGTCTTCGGTGTCACCGTGGGTATCGCGGCCATCGTCGGCGGCATGGCCTACGTCGCCCGCGACGCTTCCGGCGGACGCCGACGCGATGCGGAGTCGGCCGGCCGCCGGTGA
- a CDS encoding carotenoid biosynthesis protein produces the protein MRSGDTLRASGRATPVAVGFAVAAVLAQISYPLVSGGVKDAVTFCVVALLAAACVTHAASARGAGWATLMVLLTAGIGLTAEIIGTRTGMPFGCYEYAQDRIGPSLAHVPVVVPFAWTAGLYPVWCAATVVAQRMRRPVLTRVGLTTVGVVGWDLYLDPQMVADGQWTWCSPFAPLPGLDGIPWTNYVGWLLVAALMAVAMEVLGRSPMRTPTVSPLVPWGLFVWTWLGSALAHAVFLPDLGWSALYGLVAMGVVGVPFLLALSRPRSNIARDAPRRADRPIH, from the coding sequence ATGAGGTCGGGAGACACTCTCCGCGCGTCGGGGCGAGCCACACCCGTCGCGGTGGGCTTCGCCGTCGCGGCCGTCCTCGCGCAGATCAGTTACCCGCTCGTCTCGGGCGGCGTCAAGGACGCCGTGACGTTCTGTGTCGTCGCTCTGCTCGCCGCCGCCTGCGTCACGCACGCGGCGAGCGCACGCGGGGCCGGGTGGGCCACGCTCATGGTGCTGCTCACCGCCGGGATCGGTCTGACGGCCGAGATCATCGGCACGCGAACCGGCATGCCCTTCGGGTGCTACGAGTACGCGCAGGACCGCATCGGACCCTCCCTGGCCCACGTGCCGGTGGTGGTTCCGTTCGCCTGGACGGCCGGCCTGTACCCGGTGTGGTGCGCCGCCACCGTCGTCGCGCAGCGGATGCGCCGACCGGTGCTCACCCGCGTGGGACTCACGACCGTCGGCGTCGTGGGGTGGGATCTGTATCTCGACCCTCAGATGGTGGCCGACGGTCAGTGGACCTGGTGCAGTCCCTTCGCTCCCCTGCCCGGGCTCGACGGCATCCCGTGGACCAACTATGTGGGATGGCTACTCGTCGCGGCGCTCATGGCCGTCGCCATGGAGGTCCTGGGGCGGTCACCGATGCGCACGCCCACGGTGAGCCCGCTGGTGCCGTGGGGGCTGTTCGTGTGGACGTGGCTCGGCTCTGCTCTCGCCCATGCGGTCTTCCTGCCGGACCTCGGTTGGTCCGCTCTGTACGGCCTCGTCGCCATGGGCGTCGTCGGTGTCCCCTTCCTCCTCGCCCTGTCCCGACCCCGGTCGAACATCGCTCGCGACGCGCCACGCCGCGCCGACCGACCCATTCACTGA
- a CDS encoding alpha-(1->6)-mannopyranosyltransferase A, with the protein MTTSSPLRAADTTDESSWRSTRRFFGGRAGRATLVGLAGSALITFGGFGSGAVRRRDPLLEAMHLSWLRFGHGLVLSTVMVWIGVLLMIAAWVRLGRATLGHRTTVRQLRWVVPLWIAPLLLAVPMFSRDAYSYLAQGALLRDGFDPYAVGPVANPGVLLDNVSNVWTTTTAPYGPLFLLLGEGITSLTGDNVIAGTMLLRLTMLPGLALTMWAVPRIARHFGADPAVALWLAVLNPLVLIHLIGGVHNEMLMVGLMTAGIAAVLDRHHVAGMGLVAVAVAIKATAGIALPFLVWIWMLHERDRLRTENEARAERGDPPRRQHVLLVFAKTAGIGFAVFVAVFVVASLVAGVGIGWLTALSGSAKIINWLSLPTILAHLVTVFTGWLTGARLGPVLEVTRMLCAVALAAILATAWWRSRHSERGALLGILVSLVAIVILSPAALPWYYSWPLAVAAGLTMSATTLTVLVGLSAWLMLVFQPDGSIGLYTFPHVVLATFAAVVAALSLRTVDPLRLRAVTHPEHENTFVPAPRVRAETARPDQPRPDQPSQELTE; encoded by the coding sequence ATGACGACGTCCTCCCCACTCCGGGCCGCGGACACCACCGACGAGTCGTCGTGGCGATCGACACGACGGTTCTTCGGGGGACGCGCCGGCCGCGCCACGTTGGTGGGTCTGGCCGGGTCCGCGCTCATCACCTTCGGCGGTTTCGGCTCGGGTGCCGTGCGCCGTCGTGACCCGCTGCTCGAGGCGATGCACCTGTCCTGGCTCCGCTTCGGGCACGGACTCGTGTTGTCGACCGTCATGGTGTGGATCGGCGTGCTGCTCATGATCGCCGCGTGGGTCCGTCTCGGACGCGCCACTCTCGGTCACCGGACCACGGTGCGGCAGCTGCGCTGGGTGGTGCCGCTCTGGATCGCGCCGCTCCTGCTCGCGGTCCCGATGTTCAGCCGCGACGCGTACTCCTATCTCGCACAGGGCGCCCTCCTCCGGGACGGGTTCGACCCGTACGCCGTCGGTCCCGTCGCCAATCCCGGTGTGCTGCTGGACAACGTGAGCAACGTCTGGACCACGACCACCGCGCCCTACGGCCCGCTGTTCCTCCTGCTGGGCGAGGGCATCACCTCGCTCACGGGCGACAACGTGATCGCCGGGACGATGCTCCTGCGCCTGACCATGCTGCCGGGGCTCGCCCTCACCATGTGGGCGGTCCCCCGCATCGCCCGACACTTCGGCGCGGATCCCGCCGTGGCCCTGTGGCTCGCCGTGCTCAATCCCCTGGTCCTGATCCACCTGATCGGCGGTGTCCACAACGAGATGCTCATGGTCGGTCTCATGACGGCCGGCATCGCCGCCGTCCTCGACCGGCACCACGTCGCCGGGATGGGGCTCGTCGCGGTCGCAGTGGCGATCAAGGCCACCGCGGGCATCGCGCTGCCCTTCCTGGTGTGGATCTGGATGCTCCACGAGCGCGACCGGCTCCGCACCGAGAACGAGGCGCGGGCCGAGCGTGGTGACCCGCCGCGACGCCAGCACGTCCTGCTGGTGTTCGCGAAGACCGCAGGTATCGGTTTCGCCGTGTTCGTCGCGGTGTTCGTCGTCGCGTCCCTGGTGGCCGGCGTCGGCATCGGCTGGCTGACGGCGCTCTCGGGCTCGGCCAAGATCATCAACTGGCTCTCGCTGCCGACCATCCTCGCCCACCTGGTCACGGTCTTCACCGGGTGGTTGACGGGCGCTCGGCTCGGCCCCGTGCTCGAGGTGACCAGGATGCTGTGCGCGGTGGCTCTGGCCGCGATCCTGGCCACGGCGTGGTGGCGATCGCGCCACTCGGAGCGCGGCGCACTGCTGGGCATCCTCGTGTCGCTGGTGGCCATCGTGATCCTGTCCCCGGCCGCTCTCCCCTGGTACTACTCGTGGCCTCTCGCCGTCGCCGCGGGTCTCACCATGTCGGCGACCACTCTGACCGTGCTGGTCGGCCTGTCCGCCTGGCTCATGTTGGTATTCCAGCCGGACGGGTCCATCGGTCTCTACACGTTCCCGCACGTCGTGCTGGCGACGTTCGCCGCAGTGGTCGCCGCGCTGTCGCTCCGGACGGTCGATCCCCTCCGCCTGCGGGCCGTCACACACCCGGAGCACGAGAACACGTTCGTCCCGGCCCCGCGCGTCCGCGCCGAGACTGCCCGCCCGGACCAGCCCCGTCCGGACCAGCCCAGCCAGGAGTTGACCGAGTGA
- a CDS encoding polyprenyl synthetase family protein, whose protein sequence is MESAADDRDQWPLGTFVDAVETSLRDFVATQQATVDSVGPIYTDAVAELTSFVFRGGKRIRPAFAWTGFLGAGGDPHAAEADAVLDVCSALEFVQACALVHDDIIDASSTRRGFPTVHVTFAERHRAAGWRGNSDKFGESVAILLGDIALCWADDLVRAAALDSATSARLAPVWSAMRTEVLGGQLLDVAVEASGDDSVEAALQIDRYKTAAYTVERPLLIGGTLAGAGPDLLEVYSTFGADIGIAFQLRDDLLGVFGDPSVTGKPSGDDLREGKRTVLLAAALDAADERDPATAAALRAGIGTDLSEAAVDDLRAHMIDLGAVDDVERRITTLTDSALAALNASDVTEDAKRRLTAMAYTATRRTS, encoded by the coding sequence GTGGAGTCCGCCGCGGACGACCGTGATCAGTGGCCGCTGGGGACGTTCGTCGATGCGGTCGAGACGTCCCTGCGCGATTTCGTCGCGACGCAACAGGCCACGGTCGACTCGGTCGGTCCCATCTACACCGACGCCGTGGCAGAGCTCACCTCCTTCGTCTTCCGCGGCGGCAAGCGGATCCGCCCCGCTTTCGCGTGGACGGGCTTCCTGGGTGCGGGCGGCGATCCGCACGCCGCCGAGGCCGACGCCGTCCTCGACGTGTGCTCCGCCCTCGAATTCGTTCAGGCGTGCGCGCTGGTGCACGACGACATCATCGACGCGTCCTCGACCCGTCGCGGATTCCCCACCGTCCACGTCACCTTCGCCGAACGGCACCGCGCGGCCGGGTGGCGCGGGAACTCGGACAAGTTCGGCGAGTCGGTCGCGATCCTGCTGGGCGACATCGCGCTCTGCTGGGCCGACGATCTCGTCCGCGCGGCGGCACTGGACTCCGCCACGTCGGCACGCCTCGCTCCGGTGTGGTCCGCGATGCGCACCGAGGTGCTCGGCGGACAGCTGCTCGACGTCGCCGTGGAGGCCAGTGGAGACGATTCCGTCGAGGCCGCGCTCCAGATCGACCGCTACAAGACGGCGGCCTACACGGTGGAACGCCCTCTCCTCATCGGCGGCACGCTCGCCGGCGCCGGCCCTGACCTGCTGGAGGTCTACAGCACGTTCGGTGCGGACATCGGCATCGCCTTCCAGCTGCGGGACGACCTGCTGGGAGTGTTCGGGGATCCGTCCGTGACCGGCAAGCCGTCCGGCGACGATCTGCGTGAGGGCAAGCGGACGGTGCTCCTCGCCGCAGCCCTGGACGCGGCGGACGAACGCGATCCCGCCACCGCGGCTGCTCTGCGCGCGGGAATCGGCACAGACCTCTCCGAGGCTGCCGTCGACGACCTGCGTGCGCACATGATCGATCTCGGTGCCGTCGACGACGTCGAGCGCCGCATCACCACACTGACCGACAGCGCCCTGGCGGCGCTGAACGCGTCCGATGTCACCGAGGACGCCAAGAGGCGGCTCACGGCCATGGCCTACACCGCCACCAGGAGAACCTCATGA
- a CDS encoding Rv2175c family DNA-binding protein yields the protein MSAIPYCDDVLPADEAVIAIPDAAEIMGVPVTKLYQMVREHKLIAVRRDRVVSIPAKFVGEDGEPIKYLAGAIAVLLDGGYNHPSILRWLFTPDDSLPGMPADVLRGDHAREIIRRAQAMAF from the coding sequence GTGAGTGCCATTCCCTACTGCGACGACGTCCTGCCTGCCGACGAGGCCGTGATCGCGATTCCCGACGCCGCCGAGATCATGGGCGTCCCCGTGACGAAGCTCTACCAGATGGTGCGTGAGCACAAGCTGATCGCGGTGCGCCGCGATCGAGTGGTCTCGATCCCCGCGAAGTTCGTCGGCGAGGACGGCGAGCCGATCAAGTACCTCGCCGGTGCGATCGCGGTTCTGCTCGACGGCGGCTACAACCACCCGTCGATTCTGCGGTGGCTCTTCACCCCGGACGACAGTCTGCCGGGCATGCCGGCCGACGTGCTGCGCGGCGACCACGCCCGCGAGATCATCCGCCGCGCCCAGGCCATGGCCTTCTAG
- a CDS encoding glycosyltransferase: protein MTARRRARNAVRVGSLASIATAGIALINAATAPRVLPSSAATVRADERITVCIPARDEADRLPDLLRDLLAQRSRSAMTVLVLDDDSSDGTADVARAVVGDDPRFRILAGRTTEPADAPGMGKSLACLDLGRRALATTDPTLVVFLDADVRLHPDALDAAASVLREHDVAMLCPWPAETAVTTIERVVQPLLSWSWSVTLLVRAANRGRRPSMGVANGQFLVLDAPSYRVVGGHECTRFAVADDLTLVRHVRSRGLPTAVAYGGRVATCRMYTDAAQVRAGHAKWLWSQFGGAAGTLAVSAIATAVWVLPPIAMAARGSTRRWGVAGYLAGWVSRIAARRAEGSDDSLARDVVTSALHPLSIAAGSALLASSDRGRRQGTLVWKSRVLATRH from the coding sequence GTGACCGCCCGGCGCCGAGCCCGGAACGCGGTCCGAGTCGGCTCTCTCGCCTCGATCGCCACCGCGGGCATCGCCCTGATCAACGCAGCGACCGCACCCCGCGTGCTGCCCTCGTCCGCGGCGACGGTGCGGGCCGATGAGCGCATCACGGTCTGCATTCCTGCCCGTGACGAAGCAGACCGTCTCCCCGACCTGCTGCGGGATCTGCTGGCTCAGCGCTCCCGGTCCGCGATGACCGTGCTCGTGCTGGACGACGACTCGTCCGACGGGACCGCGGACGTCGCCCGGGCCGTCGTGGGTGACGATCCGCGTTTCCGGATCCTGGCGGGCCGCACGACCGAGCCGGCCGACGCGCCGGGAATGGGCAAGTCCCTCGCCTGCCTCGACCTCGGCCGCCGCGCGCTCGCGACCACCGATCCGACCCTCGTCGTCTTCCTCGACGCGGACGTGCGATTGCATCCTGACGCACTGGACGCCGCCGCGTCCGTTCTCCGCGAGCACGACGTGGCCATGCTCTGCCCGTGGCCCGCGGAGACGGCGGTGACGACGATCGAGCGGGTCGTCCAGCCTCTGCTGTCGTGGTCGTGGTCGGTGACCCTCCTCGTCCGGGCCGCCAATCGAGGCCGTCGGCCGTCGATGGGCGTGGCCAACGGGCAGTTCCTCGTGCTCGACGCACCGTCCTACCGCGTGGTCGGCGGACACGAGTGCACACGCTTCGCGGTGGCCGACGATCTGACGCTGGTGCGGCACGTCCGCTCCCGCGGTCTCCCGACGGCAGTGGCGTACGGCGGGCGCGTCGCGACGTGCCGCATGTACACCGACGCCGCGCAGGTGCGTGCCGGTCACGCGAAGTGGCTCTGGTCCCAGTTCGGCGGCGCTGCAGGCACTCTCGCCGTCTCGGCGATCGCCACAGCCGTATGGGTCCTGCCACCGATCGCGATGGCCGCGCGCGGATCGACCCGCCGGTGGGGAGTCGCCGGGTACCTGGCGGGATGGGTGTCGCGCATCGCTGCGCGGCGCGCGGAGGGCAGCGACGACTCGCTGGCCCGCGACGTCGTCACCTCGGCGCTGCACCCACTGTCCATCGCGGCGGGCTCGGCGCTGCTGGCCTCATCGGACCGGGGACGCCGCCAGGGCACTCTCGTGTGGAAGTCGCGCGTTCTGGCCACCCGGCACTGA
- the crtI gene encoding phytoene desaturase family protein — MTHATVSGPTDHVIVVGAGLSGLAAALHLRGTGREVTVIEKSDTVGGRVGSVAAPGYRIDTGASVLTMPDLIDQALAAVGATRESTTPPLRLTPLHPAYHTRFADGTTIDVHSDPERMIAEVGEKCGPDEARRYRTLRAWIGSMFDAEFDRYIDDNFDSPLDLVGERTARANTLTLLRLGGFGKLGKRIDKLIDDPRLRRIFTFQALYAGVAPAKALGVYSAISHMDTSLGVSFPDGGMQSIANAMADAFVSAGGTLLLSTGVAAIEKGGPRARAVVTENGERHTCDSLILTPDLLVTDRLLATAGITVRRKIRASPSCVVVHGRVPVDVTARWSSRSHHVIDFGHNWNETFEELTASRGRGTLMSDPSLLITRTSLTDPALRVTHDGVEQEPISILAPCPNLDSAPLDWSAITDPYVREILLEMDRRGYTGVSEHLEIDHIDTPATWLAQGMVAGTPFSASHIFRQTGPFRRRNLVKGIDNVVLAGCGTTPGVGVPTVLISGRLAAERIDPSVRRSARVAV; from the coding sequence ATGACGCATGCCACCGTGTCCGGACCCACCGATCACGTGATCGTCGTGGGCGCCGGTCTGTCCGGCCTCGCCGCGGCGCTCCACCTCCGCGGCACCGGTCGCGAGGTCACCGTGATCGAGAAGTCCGACACCGTCGGCGGCCGGGTGGGTTCCGTCGCGGCGCCGGGCTACCGCATCGACACGGGCGCGAGCGTTCTCACGATGCCCGACCTGATCGATCAGGCGCTCGCCGCGGTGGGTGCGACCCGCGAGTCCACCACGCCTCCCCTGCGTCTGACACCGTTGCATCCGGCGTACCACACCCGTTTCGCCGACGGCACCACCATCGACGTCCACTCCGATCCCGAGCGGATGATCGCGGAGGTCGGCGAGAAGTGCGGGCCGGACGAGGCTCGGCGCTACCGCACGCTCCGCGCGTGGATCGGATCGATGTTCGATGCGGAGTTCGACCGCTACATCGACGACAACTTCGACTCACCGCTCGACCTCGTGGGCGAGCGCACGGCGCGAGCGAACACGCTGACCCTGCTGCGTCTCGGGGGGTTCGGAAAACTCGGGAAGCGGATCGACAAGCTCATCGACGACCCGCGACTGCGCCGCATCTTCACCTTCCAGGCTCTCTACGCCGGTGTCGCGCCCGCCAAAGCTCTCGGGGTCTACTCCGCGATCTCGCACATGGACACGTCGTTGGGTGTGTCGTTCCCGGACGGCGGAATGCAGTCGATCGCGAACGCGATGGCCGACGCGTTCGTGAGTGCGGGCGGCACGCTGCTGCTCTCCACCGGCGTGGCCGCCATCGAGAAGGGCGGTCCCCGCGCTCGCGCGGTGGTGACCGAGAACGGCGAGCGGCACACGTGCGACTCCCTGATCCTCACGCCGGATCTCCTGGTGACGGATCGCCTTCTCGCCACCGCCGGCATCACCGTGCGCCGCAAGATCCGGGCGTCACCGTCCTGTGTCGTGGTGCACGGCCGCGTGCCGGTGGACGTCACCGCGCGGTGGTCGTCCCGCTCGCACCACGTCATCGACTTCGGGCACAACTGGAACGAGACGTTCGAGGAGCTCACCGCCTCGCGCGGGCGCGGCACACTCATGTCGGACCCGTCGTTGCTCATCACCCGGACCTCGCTGACCGATCCGGCTCTGCGCGTCACGCACGACGGCGTCGAGCAGGAGCCCATCTCGATCCTCGCGCCCTGCCCCAATCTCGACAGCGCGCCGTTGGACTGGTCCGCCATCACCGACCCCTACGTGCGGGAGATCCTGCTCGAGATGGATCGCCGCGGATACACGGGCGTGTCCGAGCACCTCGAGATCGACCACATCGACACGCCGGCCACCTGGCTCGCGCAGGGGATGGTCGCGGGAACCCCGTTCTCGGCGTCGCACATCTTCCGCCAGACCGGCCCGTTCCGGCGCCGCAACCTGGTCAAGGGCATCGACAACGTCGTCCTCGCCGGGTGTGGGACCACCCCCGGAGTGGGTGTGCCGACGGTGTTGATCTCGGGTCGACTGGCCGCCGAACGCATCGATCCGTCCGTGCGTCGCTCGGCCCGTGTGGCCGTCTGA